One stretch of Dokdonia sp. Hel_I_53 DNA includes these proteins:
- a CDS encoding kelch repeat-containing protein, with protein MKTLKFIFALTLFFSGFILISCDTDDSSAGPEIITDDGEDLSLLFTTQTEEDQIGEFANNAMVAYDGSIWVVGGHIGFGPPYFTSTSQVWRSENGANWLSVSSEQFPARTGHSLNVIDGKMVMIGGINPDTSEDFADIWTSIDGLSWVLEGTLPFGSVYHHTVTEFNGRWYLIYASSVFSSINGVDWTFETTTGFAAANFQKAVVFDNALYVVGGLTASNSRVNEVWKTTDGSIWEEVSLSGDIYTPRVNHTVTTYNGKVFMIGGRAGTTIFREIFYTNDMENWTQYDLEEDTDGTSDGLYAHNTLLYRDALWIFGGYNSTQASSEILSITEE; from the coding sequence ACCCTAAAATTCATTTTTGCATTAACACTATTTTTTAGCGGCTTCATATTGATTTCGTGTGACACCGATGATTCATCAGCTGGACCAGAGATAATAACTGATGATGGAGAAGACCTCTCTTTATTATTTACTACCCAGACGGAAGAAGATCAGATAGGTGAGTTTGCAAATAACGCCATGGTAGCTTACGATGGAAGTATTTGGGTAGTAGGAGGTCATATAGGTTTTGGTCCTCCTTATTTCACGTCGACTAGTCAAGTCTGGCGTAGTGAGAACGGTGCAAACTGGCTCTCTGTTTCTTCAGAACAGTTTCCAGCTAGAACGGGACATTCCCTTAATGTTATTGATGGTAAAATGGTGATGATAGGCGGCATAAACCCTGATACCTCAGAAGATTTTGCAGATATATGGACCTCTATCGATGGTTTAAGTTGGGTACTAGAGGGTACCCTTCCCTTTGGAAGCGTTTACCATCATACAGTAACTGAGTTTAATGGACGATGGTATCTCATTTATGCGAGTAGTGTGTTCTCCTCTATAAATGGTGTTGATTGGACTTTCGAGACCACAACTGGTTTTGCAGCGGCAAATTTTCAAAAGGCAGTTGTTTTTGATAATGCGCTCTATGTAGTAGGGGGGCTTACTGCAAGTAATAGTAGAGTAAATGAAGTCTGGAAAACCACAGACGGCAGTATTTGGGAAGAAGTAAGCCTCTCTGGTGATATTTATACACCTAGAGTTAATCATACAGTTACAACCTACAATGGTAAGGTTTTCATGATAGGTGGAAGAGCTGGAACAACGATTTTTAGGGAAATCTTCTACACTAATGATATGGAAAACTGGACGCAATATGACTTGGAAGAAGATACTGATGGTACGAGTGATGGGCTCTATGCACATAACACACTATTATATCGTGACGCTCTTTGGATTTTTGGCGGATACAACAGCACACAAGCCTCTAGCGAAATTCTCAGCATAACAGAAGAATAG
- a CDS encoding OmpA family protein: MKPAKIILIIGLLFSFTTAEAQFLKKLGKAAERAAKKTVERRTERETEKRTDAALDSVLDNKKRKRKRRKNRKNKGGPIIGGETDKGTTDPNYEISRASDFEPGAMSLFEDAFNKENQGDFPARWDTNGSGEITVINGEKWLRLGGNSKYIPMLKKSLPENYTVEFDMLTQGLDHRTSSQAWITLLLEDNSDFKRAKNWCMVELSPCQFIHSPGTVEKVVNGKREIRNNIGKDYRNLINGKSHIAIAVNKTRIRVWMNDSKLVDIPRLVPAGANVFKIHTRGLRDAAGVDELYISNFRIGAAGEDNRSKLITEGRLSTNAILFESGSDQLKSSSYKIIREIVEVLERNPEVRIQIIGHTDTDGNTASNLALSRKRAQAVKKTMTVQYGIASSRITTDGMGESQPIAKNSSPDGKAQNRRVEFIKL, from the coding sequence ATGAAACCAGCTAAAATTATTTTAATTATCGGACTACTGTTTAGCTTTACAACCGCAGAAGCTCAATTTCTAAAAAAACTTGGAAAAGCCGCTGAACGTGCAGCAAAAAAAACTGTAGAGAGACGCACTGAAAGAGAAACAGAAAAAAGAACTGATGCTGCTCTTGATAGCGTACTTGATAACAAAAAACGAAAACGCAAGAGACGCAAGAACAGAAAAAATAAAGGCGGTCCTATTATAGGAGGTGAAACCGATAAGGGTACTACAGATCCCAATTATGAGATCAGTAGAGCTTCCGACTTTGAGCCTGGAGCAATGTCTCTATTTGAAGATGCATTTAACAAAGAGAATCAAGGCGATTTTCCAGCGCGTTGGGATACCAATGGTAGTGGAGAGATTACTGTAATCAATGGCGAAAAATGGCTGCGATTAGGAGGGAATTCTAAATACATTCCAATGCTCAAAAAAAGCCTGCCAGAAAACTACACCGTAGAGTTTGACATGCTTACGCAAGGACTCGATCATAGAACTAGTTCCCAAGCTTGGATCACCTTACTCTTAGAAGATAACTCTGATTTTAAACGTGCTAAAAACTGGTGTATGGTTGAGCTCTCACCGTGTCAATTCATCCACTCACCTGGTACCGTTGAAAAAGTTGTAAATGGAAAACGCGAGATACGCAACAATATTGGAAAAGACTACCGTAATCTCATTAATGGAAAATCCCATATTGCAATAGCTGTAAATAAAACCCGAATTCGTGTTTGGATGAATGACAGTAAACTGGTAGACATCCCTCGCCTAGTCCCAGCTGGAGCTAATGTTTTTAAAATACACACTAGAGGATTGCGGGATGCTGCTGGAGTAGATGAACTATATATAAGCAACTTTAGAATAGGTGCAGCAGGTGAGGACAACCGCAGCAAACTAATTACCGAGGGGAGACTTTCTACAAACGCTATCCTTTTTGAATCTGGTAGTGATCAATTAAAAAGTAGCTCCTATAAGATTATTCGTGAGATCGTAGAAGTACTCGAACGAAACCCAGAGGTACGCATCCAGATCATTGGTCATACAGATACAGATGGGAATACAGCTAGCAATCTTGCGCTTTCGCGAAAGCGAGCTCAGGCTGTTAAAAAAACCATGACTGTTCAATATGGAATTGCATCTTCTCGAATAACAACCGACGGAATGGGCGAGAGCCAACCCATAGCCAAAAATAGTTCCCCAGATGGCAAAGCCCAGAACCGTCGCGTAGAATTCATAAAGCTCTAA